The Pseudophryne corroboree isolate aPseCor3 chromosome 12, aPseCor3.hap2, whole genome shotgun sequence genomic sequence GCTGACTGTTACAGATCTACTCTCCTGTCACTAGAGACCTGTCTGACACCACCATGGGCAGGTTTCACTCCATATGTTGTGTTGTCTCTGATTCTCAACGTGTCCTCTCCCTCGCTCTCCTGTCTAGAAAGGCCTCTCAGTGAATGGAAAGGAATATTCATGGCGAGATGGCTGACCAGTACATGCCTATCGGTCAGGGGGTCCAGATCCGATTCATTGACGACCTGAAGGAAAACCGAAAACCAAAAAGCCGAAGGTCCAAGCAAGAGTCCTATGGCGTGGCCGTCCGCGTGCAAGGGATAGACGGGCAGCCGTTTGTGGTGCTGAACAGCGGGGACAAAACCAAATCCTCTTATGGCGTGCAGATCAAAACGGACAACGCTTACGGAAACTTGTCTCCCAACCCCACGCCCGAGTACCAGGGGATCACTTCAAAAGCCACTAGGACGGTCCGATCCATTAGCTCGGAGTCGGAATTACCAGATAACCCGTATGAAAATAAGGGGTATGCCCAGGTTGGCTCGCTGTACAGTAGCACGTCTGATGAGGAGCAGAGCGCCAGGCCAAGGAACAAGCCCCGGGCCCTACAACCTGCCCGCCGGGAAGAGCTGAAGAGGTCCCAGTCACATGGTTCCTTAGTAGACACTGAATTAGACGACTCCTATGGCTTTGATGGGCATTACAGTGAGAGGTCCTACACCCTTGACACTACCTACTCCCAATCATCTAGCAGCCGCAACAGCCTAAGAAAGACGGACAATGGTGGGTACAAACCAGCGACTAGTCAGCAACCGACTACCTTTTCCTCACATTCATCGCTGCACAGGAACAACGGCCTTTCCTCATCACCAAAGCTGGCGAGCGAAGACATAGACACGAAGCCACTCTCCTCCGTAGATTCACTTATCAACAAATTTGACAGCAAGGTCCAGATGAGGGGACGGACGGCTAGGAGGAGCCAGGCCATGAAAGATGAGAGGAAGCGATCTCAGAGCCTTGATGGACGGAGGCCTCACCAGGATACGGCGGACTCCAGAGAGATACAAACCACAGAGAGGAATGTACAACAAGAGAGGAACCAAGATCTCAACATGGCCAGCCGACCTTTTAACAGACAGCCAGTGGAACGTCAGGACGTCAATAAGACCAAGCTGACGACGGAGTGGCTGACACAAATGGTGGAGGAACCGGTGACCCAGAGACAGCAGCAGAGTACTGTCCAATCGGAACTGCAGGTAACTTAGAAGTGTTGTCATTTACACTTTGTCTCCTGATACAAAGAGGAAGCGACTAAGTTGAAGTTGCTTCTCTTGTGCACTGTAAATGTAATCGTTATAAGTGTCATAGCTTGCTTTTTGTCCTTGTCACCAGTTGAAGAGCACCCCAGACCTTCTGAAGGACCAGCAGCAGGATGGAAGCGATCCCACCCGTGAGATCATCTATAATATCCTCCGGGATGGGTTAGTGTGTCTGAACTGCAAACTTTTGTCTCCTTTACCTCTTTGTGTTTAGTCTGTTTCTGTGTGTGTTATACCAGTTTTTGTATTGCTTAGGTCCAATGACAGTGAAGCTTTTCTGCGCAAAAAGACCAATCTTCTCCTGGAAAAGTTTCAGTATTTCCGGGTAAGCAAGCAAAGAAAAGGCATGGTCTTTCAGCTCTTGTTACTATACGGAGCTGTCCTCCGTCTGACTTCTCTTTGTTATACAACTGGACCTGTAGGCTGTATTGTGTAGAAGAGTCTGCTGGCCTTAACACCATCTGCTGTGGTTGACGTACTCACAACCACAACTGTCGCTCAGTATAAACGGTGGGAAATGGTCTTCATTGTAACTTAAGTGACTAACTGGTGATATCTCTGTAGGCGTCCCCGGCAGAAGACACCCGGACTCTGGTCTCTCAGAAGAAGGAACTGGAGAGGAGAGTTTCTgaactgcagcagcagctggatgATGAGATAACGGTAAGATCGCAACGTAATGGTGGAAGCCGTATCCACCTTTATACAGTCATCGCAATGACATGTACAAACTCTTTATACGATATGTGGTTCATACACTAGAAAACTAGTTTTTTCAGGTTACCATTTTAAGAAGGATTAATAAGAACCCCATATCCGTTCCCACAGACCAGGATGAGGCAGGAGGTCTCTAGAGATCGTCCCAAGGCCTCCATGCAaaagttggagatccagctggaggAGAACATGGAGGAATGCAAGAAGCTGAAGGAACTCTTAGAGAAGAAGAAGAATGAGCTGAACTCCATGTCTCAGGAGTAAGTGCCGCATCCTCCATGTCTGAGTAGCGGTCAGGAGGTTAGACTTTGAACGGACATTCCTTTTGTCAGGTCTTCACACGAAATAGACACATCTGGTATTGTACAAGTGCCCAGTTATCAGCTGCCGTCCTAGTAGTGTATGGAGAAAGATGGTGGCTCACACCgtatgtaacacaagaggagacagatCTAGCTTACCATCTAGTAGTATGATTAGAAATAGCATAGCTTGGAGAGGTTTTTACAGGTTTATGACTATGTGAGAAGGGGAGGATTCACTTTACAGCTACAAGTTAATGTGTAACATTGATATCAGTATTCCCTCACCTTGGAATAGATGGTGAATTCAGGTCCCTGATAGCACACACTATGGGATGCTGCATTTATTATAAGGGCTGTAGCGCCACCTGCAGGCTCTTATCTGGTATACAGCTCTGGCATGTCTATAGCTTTATCCTGAAGACCACCAGCCATCTTTATACCACAGTTGAGGTTTTATGATTTGGCAGCAGCTGAGCTGGGAAAGGTCTGCTACTGTTTCTTACCAGGCTGCATATGATATATGCTGACTTATCGCCTGGGCATCGTGCCCGAAGGACTGGTCTCAAGCTTGGCGATCATTTCCATGCCTTAAATTTGCATTGACATTTCTGATTGTGGTGTTCTGTCTGGATATTGTTGTATTATGCCCCTCAGTCACCCCTGCAAAGTCACAAGTCCTTCTGGGTGGTCTTATCTCTAGACCCAGCGCTGGGGTATGTAGTTGTGCCATGTTAGGAGTAATAAAGGTGTGTTGTGCCCTCTGACCACCTTGAGGTGGCGCTGTGGTGCTGTAGACGAGCTACCGGAAGCTATCTCTCGTACTGTGGGTCGGTGACCGTTGCCTTCTGTTGGGACAGGTTAATTGAGGTGCGGATGAGCAAAGAGCAGGTGGAGACGAAGCTGAGGTCGCTGGAGGTGAAATTGTTGGACGCCAAGGAAGAGGTGAACCAGCTACGAACCAAGGGGCTGACTGGAGACAAGCATGCCCTACTTAAGGTACACTCTAACCCCTTCTGTCTGACCCCAGGCAAGCTGCACCCTTGTGTGCTAGCTTGATGCCATGGCTTGCTGTAGGTGCCGCTGCTAGCGCCTGTTTTACAGAGGTGGGTAAAACGGAGCCTCTGCACTATTGCCAGCTTCACTAACACAATCGATAACGCCAATTAGTCACATTCAGTCCTGAGAGACCCATCACGTGTCCATAGTCCTTCCCCGGGAATATAATGTCCAACAATATGAGAGACTTGGCCTATATAGCCCATATATGGCTATGTCTGCCCAACGTATGATATCCATATTGTCCGTATTAGTCTTCAGAAGTGTGAGCTCTTTAGTAAAAGCCCCCCAGAATGCATAAGGTCCCACCACACTCGCTCCGCCCCTGTAGGAGCTGCAGGAGGAGCTGGACGAGGTGCAGCATATTCGGCTGAAGCAGGAGGAGCTGCTGAGACAGAAGGAGCGAGAACTGACTGCTCTGAAGGGGGCGCTGAAAGATGAAGTGGCCAATCATGACAAGGAGATGGAGCATGTGAGGCAGCAGTACCAGAAtgacatgcagcagctgaggaggaACATGGACAACGTGTCCCAGGTACCAGAGAGGGACAGGGGTATACACTCTCTAGTGTAGAGTTCCATTATACATCTCTGTCCGGCCAAGTTGTGTGTTCTGCCATGCTGGGTGTATGACATGCTTCAGACGGTGACGGGTTCTAACATATAACAGAAAAATGTGCATGCTTCATAAGTCTTCTCGTCCTACATCTACTGGTTACCCCACAAGTCCTGTGTCTGCTCGTTATGCCGTCTGTCCTGCCTCTTCTAGTCGCCCCGCCTGGTCCTAGGCCTCTTCTAGTCGCCCCGCCTGGTCCTAGGCCTCTTCTAGTCGCCCCGCCTGGTCCTAGGCCTCTTCTGGTCGCCCCGCCTGGTCCTAGGCCTCTTCTAGTCGCCCCGCCTGGTCCTAGGCCTCTTCTGGTCGCCCCGCCTGGTCCTAGGCCTCTTCTGGTCGCCCCGCCTGGTCCTAGGCCTCTTCTGGTCGCCCCGCCTGGTCCTAGTCCGCCTCCTCGCCATGCTTGTCCCTAGGCATTCTAATAACCCGTTTTATGTCGTCTTCTTCTTCTGCCTGTCCTACATCGAATCCTCATCCCACCTGTTATGTCCTCATCCTGTCATCCCTTCATTCCTGATCTATTGCCTCAACCTCTCGGCCTGTATTTTCATCTGTCTGTCCTGTCACACCACTACCCCCTCCCCTCATCTGCCAGTCCAGCCACACGTCTAACCCCATCTGTGTTATCCCTTCTCTCCATCCGGCTGTGAGGCCACCACCCTGTCACTCTGTCCCAGCCAGGGGCGCTCAGTCCTGTCCTCTCGGCTGTAGCGCTGTCTGTATTTGCTCCCTAGGACCAGCTGAGCCTGGAGTCTGAGCGGCAGAAGATAAATCAGGTTGTGAGGAATCTGCAGCGAGAGTTGGAGGAGAGCAGTGATGAGATGAACCAGTGGAAAGAGATGTTTCAAAAGAATAAAGAGGAGATGCGCAGCGCAAAGCAGGAGTGAGTATCTGCAGCTCATTTGACTccagctgcttcctcatggggactgTGACTGCAGCTCATCTGACTCCAGCTGCTGCCTCATGGGGACTGTGACTGCAGCTCATCTGACTCCAGCTGCTGCCTCATGGGGACTGTGACTGTAGCTTATCTGACTCCAGCTGCTGCCTCATGGGGACTGTGACTGCAGCTCATCTGACTCCAGCTGCTGCCTCATGGGTCCTGTGACTGCAGCTCATCTGACTCCAGCTGCTGCCTCATGGGGACTGTGACTGCAGCTCATCTGACTCCAGCTGCTGCCTCATGGGTCCTGTGACTGTAGCTTATCTGACTCCAGCTGCTGCCTCATGGGGACTGTGACTGCAGCTCATCTGACTCCAGCTGCTGCCTCATGGGTCCTGTGACTGCAGCTCATCTGACTCCAGCTGCTGCCTCATGGGGACTGTGACTGTAGCTTATCTGACTCCAGCTGCTGCCTCATGGGGACTGTGACTGCAGCTCATCTGACTCCAGCTGCTGCCTCATGGGTCCTGTGACTGCAGCTCATCTGACTCCAGCTGCTGCCTCATGGGGACTGTGACTGCAGCTCATCTGACTCCAGCTGCTGCCTCATGGGGACTGTGACTGTAGCTCATCTGACTCCAGCTGCTGCCTCATGGGGACTGTGACTGTAGCTCATCTGACTCCAGCTGCTGCCTCATGGGGACTGTGACTGCAGCTCATCTGACTCCAGCTGCTGCCTCATGGGGACTGTGACTGTAGCTCATCTGACTCCAGCTGCTGCCTCATGGGGACTGTGACTGCAGCTCATCTGACTCCAGCTGCTGCCTCATGGGGACTGTGACTGCAGCTCATCTGACTCCAGCTGCTGCCTCATGGGGACTGTGACTGTAGCTCATCTGACTCCAGCTGCTGCCTCATGGGGACTGTGACTGCAGCTCATCTGACTCCAGCTGCTGCCTCATGGGGACTGTGACTGCAGCTCATCTGACTCCAGCTGCTGCCTCATGGGGACTGTGACTGCAGCTCATCTGACTCCAGCTGCTGCCTCATGGGGACTGTGACTGCAGCTTATCTGACTCCAGCTGCTGCCTCATGGGGACTGTGACTGCAGCTCATCTGACTCCAGCTGCTGCCTCATGGGGACTGTGACTGTAGCTCATCTGACTCCAGCTGCTGCCTCATGGGGACTGTGACTGCAGCTCATCTGACTCCAGCTGCTGCCTCATGGGGACTGTGACTGCAGCTCATCTGACTCCAGCTGCTGCCTCATGGGTCCTGTGACTGTAGCTTATCTGACTCCAGCTGCTGCCTCATGGGGACTGTGACTGTAGCTCATCTGACTCCAGCTGCTGCCTCATGGGTCCTGTGACTGTAGCTCATCTGACTCCAGCTGCTGCCTCATGGGTCCTGTGACTGTAGCTTATCTGACTCCAGCTGCTGCCTCATGGGGACTGTGACTGTAGCTCATCTGACTCCAGCTGCTGCCTCATGGGGACTGTGACTGTAGCTCATCTGACTCCAGCTGTTGCCTCATGGGGACTGTGACTGTAGCTCATCTGACTCCAGCTGCTGCCTCATGGGGACTGTGACTGCAGCTCATCTGACTCCAGCTGCTGCCTCATGGGGACTGTGACTGCAGCTCATTTGACACTTCTCTCCGGGTTCCAGGGTGTTGCAGTTGAAGCTGGAGAAGGAGGAGTGTGAGGATGAGCTGAATGAGATGAAAGACCGCTTCTCCCTCCTGCAGTCAGAGCTGGACCAGGTGAAGAAAGGCTCTGTAGATCCGGGGGAAGTTGATACTGCGAGAAAGGTTTGCTCTATTATAATTACTATAACTTATTCCATGGCGCTGTTCACTTGTAGAACATGGTACCTAGACTGATATATGCAGACTCCTGAGCTTAGAGTGCCGGAGCCCTGACAGCTGGTTGGGTGTGTCTAGCATGTATAGTACATAATACAGTCTCCAGTAGTCTGCAGGGCATCTGTTGTGAAATGAGTGGCCTTATACCGCGCTCTTACACAGAACGGTCTGGGCCGATTGTCAGGTAAAGGAGGCAAAGGCTTTTCCTGCAGTATTGATAGAATAGGGGGAATGTAACGCGGTCAGCGGACAGTCTGTGAGTGGCAGTAATGCAATGCGGTGAGAGAAATAATTCCTGCTGTACACACACCCTGCATTACATGTCATCTGTCTGGCAGGACCTTCAGCGGTTCCAGGAGCAGGTCAAGCAGCTCTTACAGGAGAAACAGCGGCTGGAAGATACTTTGCACCAGCGGGACAGGGAGCTCTCTGCCCTGAAGGGGGCGCTAAAAGACGAGGTGTCTGGTCACGACCGCGAGACGGAAAAACTACAGGAGCAGTTCAACAGGCAGCTGCAACAGACCAAGAAGGACTACGACGAGCTGCTGAAGGTGAGGCTCCAGGCCTGATTTAGAGGCCTTTGGTGTGTGGTCTTTGTCTTACGTTGACCTTGACCTACACGTACATATCTGGCAGGGTTGTCTGTCTAATGGACGAGCCAGGATAGTCTCCTTGACATCATAACACGTCATGTAACACGAGAAACACTGTCCGATGTTCTGTTCTGCCAGCATAGGTCAGATGTAAAAATAACTAGCTTTCTCCCTAAGGTCCAGTTTTGGGGCCTGTGACCAGGGAACCTCAGCTGTCTGCAGCAATAAGCCAGGTCCGATTGAGCCTGAATGATGCGTGACTTTCTCTGTCCACAAGTGTTTGTCCAGACTAGGAGAAGATTTAGCAGCTATATAGGACCTAGCTGGATGAGATTGCATTTGGAAGAGTTAAGCACGGGACCTGCCCCCTCCATGACTAATTGTTTCATTCACCTAACAGTGACCACCTGATCCTGTGTAATTATCGGGGCTCCACATAAAATATCCTGTGGCTTTGTATCCCTTCGTGTAAATGTCTCCTCTGCATTATCCTTCACAGGAGCTGCCGCGTTTCCAGGATCAGgtacagcaacattcccaggagaaACAACGGCTGGAAGACAGCCTGCACCAGCGGGACAGGGAGCTCTCTGCCCTGAAGGGGGTGCTGAAACAGGAGGTGTCCGGACACGACCGCAACACAGAGAACCTGCGGGATCAATTCAACAAAGAGCTGCAACAGACCAAGAAGGACTATGAGGACCTCTTCAGGGTGAGGATCTGAGCTCAGATATGCCTCGGTCCAGAACGTGATAAAGGAACACACAAAGGGCATAGGCGAGGCAGTGAGATGTCACGAGCCGCCTCCACCATTAGTGTGGCCCTAAATACTGTCCTCTTCTTCCTTGTAGGTCAAGAAGAATCTAGAGGATGAGAAGGCCAACTCAGACCGCATGCGACAGGTGATTGAGAACTCTCTGCAGGATGCCCGGGATGAGAACGATGATCTCAGGAGAAAGATTTTGGGACTGGAGGCCCAGCTGAAGGAGATGAATACGTTCTGTGACGACCTCCAACGCGCAGAGGCCCGGCTCAAGGACAAAGTCGGCAAACTAGAAGTGAGTGTTGGGGTTCTACAGTAGGAGGTCGTAGGCCCAGGGGGGAGATGTTTAATTTATCTCTCCCTTTAAGGCTGAAAAGAAGAGGATGGAGGAGTCTTTGGGAGAAGCCACCGACCAGGGCCAAGAATTTTCCACGGTAAGGAGGGAACTGGAGAGCCGGCTGGACGAGGCTCAGAGGAGCTTGAAGCGTCTTACGTTGGAGTACGATGAGCTACAAGAGTGTTACCAGGAAGAAATGAAGCAGAAGGACCAGCTGAAGAAGACCAAGAACGAGCTGGAGGAGCAAAAGCGTCTGCTGGACAAGTCCATGGAGAAGCTGACCAGAGAGGTTAGTGTTGGGGGAAACCTCATGATGCTTGGGGCTGGCTGGtaccgatgtgtcctcatacatctagcctcaatgcgccatgcagtacgagtgagccgccaggtcctgcgCAACTCTTAACGTCCGGCGGTTTTTGCCAATAATGTGCCTTAGTCATAACGCAATGTGACAAGAAGACTGTGTAATTTGATGTATGCCATGTgtgtaaagcaaattatcaagcaactgggcaaaaccatgctgccctgcagggggggcagatgtaacatgtgcagagagagttagatttgtttctgtgcagggtaaatacttttacactgcgattttagatttcagtttgaacacaccccacccaaatctaactcgctctgcacatgttacatctgccccacctgcagtgcaacatggttttgcccagttgcttgatcatttgctttgcttacaaacaatCGGAccttgtatatggagcagaacagaacttgtattggaagaaAGCTGCAACTGCTACATTGTATACAGTCGCACACACATACAAGTGTCGTGTATCAAATTAATCCGCACCATGCGTTGTGACTAAGATGCGTTTTCAGCGACACTAGAATATCCTCACGTGACCTGGcgcgccaagaggggctgtttggtgcggcTGCAGCAAAGATGCATGAGGACATGCCTGTACATGGTCCGATTCATGGTTCTCACTGGTGTTTCTCCTTCCTCAGCTGGACAACATGTCAAACGAGTCTCGGGACTCTCTCCAGATCTTGCAGAAGCAGTTGGAAGAGTATAAGGAGAAATCTCGCAGGGAGATAACGGAGACTCAGAAACAGGCCAAGGAGAAGGTGGCCGATTCAGAGAGACTGCAGATCAGCATGGGCCGGCTGCAGGAGGAAGTAAGTAGCCCCGCTCCGAAGAGTTTGTTACAACTGGACAGTTGCTGCCGGAAAGTCTTCTGCCTGCTCCTAGAAACCACATTCTGTAGACAGAGGAATCTGTAGGGAGCAGCCATATTGTTAGATTGCATGGCGAGAGAGCGAATCCTGTACATAGACAGGAAGGTAGGTGATCTAGCATCTGTCATGGATCCCAGTGTGTTCACTAAACATTACTCCAGCTGTAAGACGCTGACAAACAAGGAAGTATCCTTCTATCCTGTGCAGTGTCAGTAGGTGGCGCTCTTACTCACCAGCGTACTCACTGTACCTCTATTCCCAGGTGCAGCGGCAGAAGCAAGCGCTGCAGGAGAGTCAGACCGAGCTGGAGAACGCATTGCTGGACAAGCAGATGGTCAGTCAGAGACTGCAGAGCCTGGAGCAGGACATAGAGTCCAAGAAACGCTTCCAGGATGACCGCTCCCGACAGGTGAAAGGGCTGGAGGTGAGTGTAGAGACCGAGCGATGTGGAACGCACTTTCTtatgttccccagcagcacagagtatatcaggagatgagggatgtgtcagtgaggacagggctgcatgtgacaggggcagtgacatgatgtgaggggggaatggaggtagcaggaagccacaggctgagagttatatagtggaggagcagtgtccccagcagcacagagtgtatcaggagatgagagatgtgtcagtgaggacagggctgcatgtgacaggggcagtgacatgatgtgaggaggggaatggaggcagcaggaagccacagactgagagttatatagtgggaggagcagggtccccagcagcacagagtatatcaggagatgagtgatgtgacagtgaggacagagctgcatgtgacaggggcagtgacatgatgtgaggaggggaatggaggcagcaggaagccacagactgagagttatatagtgggaggagcagggacctcagcagcacagagtgtatcaggagatgggtgatgtgtcagtgaggacagggctgcatgtgacaggggcagtgacatgatgtgaggaggggaatggaggcagcaggaagtcacagactgagtgttatatagtgggaggagcagggtcccgagcagcacagagtatatcaggagatgagggatgtgtcagtgaggacagggctgcatgtggcagggacatgatatgaggaggggaatggaggcagcaggaagtcacagactgagtgttatatagtgggaggagcagggtccccagcagcacagagtatatcaggagatgagtgatgtgtcagtgaggacagggctgcatgtgacaggggcagtgacatgatgtgaggaggggaatggaggcagcaggaagccacagactgagagttatatagtgggaggagcagggtcctccagcagcac encodes the following:
- the CGN gene encoding cingulin isoform X2; this encodes MERNIHGEMADQYMPIGQGVQIRFIDDLKENRKPKSRRSKQESYGVAVRVQGIDGQPFVVLNSGDKTKSSYGVQIKTDNAYGNLSPNPTPEYQGITSKATRTVRSISSESELPDNPYENKGYAQVGSLYSSTSDEEQSARPRNKPRALQPARREELKRSQSHGSLVDTELDDSYGFDGHYSERSYTLDTTYSQSSSSRNSLRKTDNGGYKPATSQQPTTFSSHSSLHRNNGLSSSPKLASEDIDTKPLSSVDSLINKFDSKVQMRGRTARRSQAMKDERKRSQSLDGRRPHQDTADSREIQTTERNVQQERNQDLNMASRPFNRQPVERQDVNKTKLTTEWLTQMVEEPVTQRQQQSTVQSELQLKSTPDLLKDQQQDGSDPTREIIYNILRDGSNDSEAFLRKKTNLLLEKFQYFRASPAEDTRTLVSQKKELERRVSELQQQLDDEITTRMRQEVSRDRPKASMQKLEIQLEENMEECKKLKELLEKKKNELNSMSQELIEVRMSKEQVETKLRSLEVKLLDAKEEVNQLRTKGLTGDKHALLKDQLSLESERQKINQVVRNLQRELEESSDEMNQWKEMFQKNKEEMRSAKQEVLQLKLEKEECEDELNEMKDRFSLLQSELDQVKKGSVDPGEVDTARKDLQRFQEQVKQLLQEKQRLEDTLHQRDRELSALKGALKDEVSGHDRETEKLQEQFNRQLQQTKKDYDELLKELPRFQDQVQQHSQEKQRLEDSLHQRDRELSALKGVLKQEVSGHDRNTENLRDQFNKELQQTKKDYEDLFRVKKNLEDEKANSDRMRQVIENSLQDARDENDDLRRKILGLEAQLKEMNTFCDDLQRAEARLKDKVGKLEAEKKRMEESLGEATDQGQEFSTVRRELESRLDEAQRSLKRLTLEYDELQECYQEEMKQKDQLKKTKNELEEQKRLLDKSMEKLTRELDNMSNESRDSLQILQKQLEEYKEKSRREITETQKQAKEKVADSERLQISMGRLQEEVQRQKQALQESQTELENALLDKQMVSQRLQSLEQDIESKKRFQDDRSRQVKGLEDKLKHLEVELDEEKNTVELLTDRVNRSRDQMDQLRAELMQERTSRQDLECDKISLERQNKDLKSRLASMEGQQKPSANTSQMEARLQEIQERLQSEEREKNLLLSSNRKLERKLKELNIQLEDERLQVNDQKDQLNLRVKALKRQVDEAEEEIERMEGLRKKAVRDMEEAHEMNEQLQARIKAMEKESK
- the CGN gene encoding cingulin isoform X1, whose translation is MERNIHGEMADQYMPIGQGVQIRFIDDLKENRKPKSRRSKQESYGVAVRVQGIDGQPFVVLNSGDKTKSSYGVQIKTDNAYGNLSPNPTPEYQGITSKATRTVRSISSESELPDNPYENKGYAQVGSLYSSTSDEEQSARPRNKPRALQPARREELKRSQSHGSLVDTELDDSYGFDGHYSERSYTLDTTYSQSSSSRNSLRKTDNGGYKPATSQQPTTFSSHSSLHRNNGLSSSPKLASEDIDTKPLSSVDSLINKFDSKVQMRGRTARRSQAMKDERKRSQSLDGRRPHQDTADSREIQTTERNVQQERNQDLNMASRPFNRQPVERQDVNKTKLTTEWLTQMVEEPVTQRQQQSTVQSELQLKSTPDLLKDQQQDGSDPTREIIYNILRDGSNDSEAFLRKKTNLLLEKFQYFRASPAEDTRTLVSQKKELERRVSELQQQLDDEITTRMRQEVSRDRPKASMQKLEIQLEENMEECKKLKELLEKKKNELNSMSQELIEVRMSKEQVETKLRSLEVKLLDAKEEVNQLRTKGLTGDKHALLKELQEELDEVQHIRLKQEELLRQKERELTALKGALKDEVANHDKEMEHVRQQYQNDMQQLRRNMDNVSQDQLSLESERQKINQVVRNLQRELEESSDEMNQWKEMFQKNKEEMRSAKQEVLQLKLEKEECEDELNEMKDRFSLLQSELDQVKKGSVDPGEVDTARKDLQRFQEQVKQLLQEKQRLEDTLHQRDRELSALKGALKDEVSGHDRETEKLQEQFNRQLQQTKKDYDELLKELPRFQDQVQQHSQEKQRLEDSLHQRDRELSALKGVLKQEVSGHDRNTENLRDQFNKELQQTKKDYEDLFRVKKNLEDEKANSDRMRQVIENSLQDARDENDDLRRKILGLEAQLKEMNTFCDDLQRAEARLKDKVGKLEAEKKRMEESLGEATDQGQEFSTVRRELESRLDEAQRSLKRLTLEYDELQECYQEEMKQKDQLKKTKNELEEQKRLLDKSMEKLTRELDNMSNESRDSLQILQKQLEEYKEKSRREITETQKQAKEKVADSERLQISMGRLQEEVQRQKQALQESQTELENALLDKQMVSQRLQSLEQDIESKKRFQDDRSRQVKGLEDKLKHLEVELDEEKNTVELLTDRVNRSRDQMDQLRAELMQERTSRQDLECDKISLERQNKDLKSRLASMEGQQKPSANTSQMEARLQEIQERLQSEEREKNLLLSSNRKLERKLKELNIQLEDERLQVNDQKDQLNLRVKALKRQVDEAEEEIERMEGLRKKAVRDMEEAHEMNEQLQARIKAMEKESK